The DNA region CTCTATCATTGACTCGAATGATATCGGTACTTTAAATTATGGTGCGCCTTGGAGCCGCGGTTATATCAATGTTGATACCAAATGCAAAGTTCATTAATATGGCTTAGTTCGTTATGCACTTAAGTCGATTGATACAAAATGCCGAAAGCCAGATAAATTCCCATCGCAATCGAGAATACAATGAGGGCTATCAACACGCTCGAATAGCCTTGCATCTTTTTCGTAAACAGCTCGGTCATTTGATCACTTTGAAAATCATAGACCTTGGCTGTGCTTAGCAGTAGCCCTGATAAATTTCCTGATTCTTCACCGATAACCAGCGCCCCTTTTAGGGCGGGAAGGAAAGTTGTCTTCGTATCGATCACATTGCTGAATGATTCGCCTAGAAGTAATTCTCCCCTTAGGTCATGAACTTGCTTAGCCATGTAGGGGTTTGACACAGCGTTGGCTGTATACAGCAGCGCGTCGGTTAGGGGAACGCCTACGGCATATAATGCGCCTAACACGTGGGCGAAGATGGCATTGGCGCTGAAGCTATTGATGGGGCCAATGATGGGTATGTTAAGCCTCAACCATCCCAGCCAGTACCGGCCTAAGGCAGTGGTTTTGAAATAGATATAAGCAATTGCTGCGAGCGCAACGATTAGAAAAGCCATTAGATATTGGTTGATTAAGAAATCGCCTAACGCCATGTAGAAACCCGTTATCCAATGGAACTGTATCGGTCTTTGCGCATCTTTGATAAATGATTTAAAATCGGGAAAGATATAAATTGATACGTAAATAATAATCGCTAGGCAGCACAATAAGACCAACTTGGAGTACCAAGTGGATACCCTCAAGCGCGTGCTTTTTTCGTACTCGTGGTCTAATACTTTGGCCGCTTTATTCATGGCTTGTGCAAGGCCCATGCCGCCTTCTGCAGCGCGTACCATGGCGACAAAGATTTCGTTAAAATATTTAGGATGCTCTGCAAAGGCTTCTGAAATGCTTTTGCCTTTGGAAATGCTGTCTCTGATAACGACCAAAGCTTTTTTAAAGCCTTTCGATTTAGAGGTTTTTTCGATGGAACTGATAATGGCAATGGCAGGCAGCCCAGCTGAGAATAGTGCTTCGAATTGCTGAGAAAAAAAGACCAGCTCTTTGGGGTTGTGCCTTTCAAACATATCCCAAAAGCCCGTGGCAGGCGCGGCTGACACCAAATAGAGCGCTTGCGCGTTAAGCTCGTGTCTAATCTCATCTAAGCCTGAGGCAGAAATTTCACCGGTGATAAGCACGCCCGCATTGTTTCTGGCTTTGTAGCGATAAAGTGCCATCTATTTTAAATCTCTACGTTGAAAGGAAAAGGCCGCAAGCACTAATAGAAAGGCCATATAGCAAAATGTGTAGAGGACCATGAGAACGTGTTGCTGAAGAGGAATCGCAATCTGGTACGCGACGGCACTCTTGATATCGAACAAGCGAAAATTGGGAATCAGCCAAACCAAGGCTTGTGTGTAAAGTCCAACGCCTCGATCTTGGGCGCTAAACCACAAAGCGATCATGTCCGTTTGCGTGCCAACCAAATAGGTAAGCACGGTCATGCCGGAGGCGACTAATGGCTTCGAAACGCAAGAGAAAAAGACAGCCAATGCAGTTAATAGTCCCATTTCAAATAGGGCGTAAAATAGATTGAGCAAAAGGCTCCAGTTAAATGCTCCGGCTTTAAAATAGACCACGCCTTCGATGGCCAGATAGCAACCGACTAAGGCAACCGCTACGGTGAGCCATACCCCCATAAGTTTGCCGAGCACGAATTGAGTTCGTGAGATGGGTTTGGAAATAGCATTATAGACGGTGCGCTTTTCAATTTCGCCGCTAATGCTGGAGACGCCAAAATAGATGGTGA from Myxococcota bacterium includes:
- a CDS encoding ABC transporter permease, with product MNAIRALAYATFLGSLRARLFLYVLAVAVFMMLLSLPISGLGFNEQLRIVTDMAVGSAGLLGLFLTIYFGVSSISGEIEKRTVYNAISKPISRTQFVLGKLMGVWLTVAVALVGCYLAIEGVVYFKAGAFNWSLLLNLFYALFEMGLLTALAVFFSCVSKPLVASGMTVLTYLVGTQTDMIALWFSAQDRGVGLYTQALVWLIPNFRLFDIKSAVAYQIAIPLQQHVLMVLYTFCYMAFLLVLAAFSFQRRDLK
- a CDS encoding type II secretion system F family protein, translating into MALYRYKARNNAGVLITGEISASGLDEIRHELNAQALYLVSAAPATGFWDMFERHNPKELVFFSQQFEALFSAGLPAIAIISSIEKTSKSKGFKKALVVIRDSISKGKSISEAFAEHPKYFNEIFVAMVRAAEGGMGLAQAMNKAAKVLDHEYEKSTRLRVSTWYSKLVLLCCLAIIIYVSIYIFPDFKSFIKDAQRPIQFHWITGFYMALGDFLINQYLMAFLIVALAAIAYIYFKTTALGRYWLGWLRLNIPIIGPINSFSANAIFAHVLGALYAVGVPLTDALLYTANAVSNPYMAKQVHDLRGELLLGESFSNVIDTKTTFLPALKGALVIGEESGNLSGLLLSTAKVYDFQSDQMTELFTKKMQGYSSVLIALIVFSIAMGIYLAFGILYQST